Part of the Yersinia hibernica genome, ATTTATATCATTCATGTTTTACAAAAGAAGACGCAAAAGACGCCAAGAAGGACATTAATGTTGGCCTATCAGCGTATGAAGGAACTCAAACGGAGATTGCAGCCATGAAGAAACAAGATGATTTTGACGTGATACCCTTTGCTGAGGTTAAAGCGGATGCTTTAAATCATCCTCATGTATATGAAGCCTATTCTGACTTGCAGATTAGGCAAGCTCTGATGACAGAGCTTAAAGCCGCCCGCCAGCAATGTAATTTGACCCAAGAAGAAGTTGCCCAGAGGGTGGGGCTGAAGAAACAAAATATCAGCCGGATGGAAAAAGGCATTATTTCGCCAAATCTGACAACCTTGAGTCGATATGCCGCGGCATTAGGTGGGACTTTTGTTTTTAAGTTTAATCAAAAACCCCACTGTAGCCGTAAAGAATAATCTGCGCTTAGCGTTGAGTAGAATCGCTATTTGCTGGTTTTGGCCGTTTTATTAGCAAGCATTTTCAACCGGTCTTTTATGGCTGTAACTGCCAAAGCCCGGTTATCAGCAAGATAACGGTCTTTGGCGGCGGGAGCGGAACTCTGGATGGCAATCAAAGACCACTTTTCGCCATTTTTTAGCAACAAAGGCGAGCCGCTATCACCGGGTAAAGTATCACATTGATGGGATAGCACACCTTGCTGGGCCCAACCCGTAATCAGGCAATTCTCATGACTGTAAAGTGTGTCGAGATGATCGAGTGGGTAGCCTGCTTGCGTTATTTTACGATCTACGCGTTTAAGTGCTTGGGTCAATTCGTCAGCAGTTCCATCCCATAATGGCAATGGCTTGATTGGAATCGGTTTTTTATTGGTTAAGCGGATAAGCGCATAATCGTAAGCTGCCGCGGCGGGTGGCACTATCCAGCCGTCGCCGTCAGGCTTAAGTTTTTTGCCTAATTTGGTATCAACCAAAGTTTCCAAACGAGTAATCTGATATTTCCAATGACCATTGTGTGAAATAAACCGTAAAGCAACGGCTCGGTCAATTTTACCCGGCGGTGTCAACACACAGTGGCCTGCTGTTAAGGCGAGGCGAGGCGAGATTAATGTCGCAGTGCAAAGGTTGCCACTGGCCGTTTCAACTTGACCAATGGCTTGCCATGGCCATTCCT contains:
- a CDS encoding helix-turn-helix domain-containing protein; its protein translation is MKKQDDFDVIPFAEVKADALNHPHVYEAYSDLQIRQALMTELKAARQQCNLTQEEVAQRVGLKKQNISRMEKGIISPNLTTLSRYAAALGGTFVFKFNQKPHCSRKE
- a CDS encoding trypsin-like serine peptidase — protein: MRLSSLLLLSLLPLSAALALPPTETPNDDASIADQKTLFFGEDDRTAIANTQEWPWQAIGQVETASGNLCTATLISPRLALTAGHCVLTPPGKIDRAVALRFISHNGHWKYQITRLETLVDTKLGKKLKPDGDGWIVPPAAAAYDYALIRLTNKKPIPIKPLPLWDGTADELTQALKRVDRKITQAGYPLDHLDTLYSHENCLITGWAQQGVLSHQCDTLPGDSGSPLLLKNGEKWSLIAIQSSAPAAKDRYLADNRALAVTAIKDRLKMLANKTAKTSK